One window from the genome of Malacoplasma penetrans HF-2 encodes:
- a CDS encoding cation-translocating P-type ATPase: MYFGWYSGTKIPEAVSSLKKLTLTQVSVLRDGVVKKINATDVVPGDLMLIEAGDKICADAILLSANGLECIEAALTGETLPIKKNAHAKVSDSAPLGDQINKVFSGCIVTNGQGVAKVVGTGSKTQVGRIANLIDTQKVFLTPLQLKLHKLGKIFGYSGAVLFILVFLIQIFILGIGDISETWNIALTTSISLAVAAIPEGLGAFTTIILSLGIKKMAEEHNGLIKRVSSVETLGSTSVICSDKTGTLTLNKMTVTDLWIPDEKKPVLDKDDKLNLPYKNLVENYLLCTNSFLEKKDDGKIVEIGDPTELSVIQYGIQQGIDKDDLLVERMRLHCNPFDSTRKLMSSVNIVEGKPIAIIKGAPDVLVSRCKNTTWENIQPKISEWSSKGYRVIAVATKELAKNSKYSEEIIEYNLKFEGLIAMYDPPRPETKDAISKCISAGIKPVMITGDHVDTAIAIAKEVGIFRNGDKALSGSELREMSDEYLAEHVAEYSVYARVSPEDKLKIVKAWQENDQVVAMTGDGVNDAPALKAADIGCAMGITGTDVSKEAADMILMDDNFKTIVASVANGRKVYQTIKRVIQNVLLSSLAEIIIMFIGIIVFKFAYNNVLLESSGANYDLHIFSASQLLLINLVTDGFPAIALGIQGTTDDLMNRRPYSKYESIFARRMGWNLLWQGVLFGFLGLVAFTIGVEFCERNWFGVGHQLKQSLDALSLNSLYAGSAAAFITLGAGVSIHALSLMSNESIFKTSIKKCWIVYSAVIVSISVIIFVSFVPDVALVFGMPKELVSKGWIIILISLFLAIVPLIIMELYKLTYKLVSKEVMSVATISNFEMIRRPQRKVKRNIFARK, encoded by the coding sequence TTTAACTGGTGAAACTTTACCTATTAAGAAAAATGCTCATGCAAAGGTGTCAGACTCTGCCCCACTTGGTGATCAAATAAACAAGGTATTTTCTGGTTGTATTGTAACCAATGGACAAGGTGTTGCTAAGGTAGTTGGGACAGGTTCTAAAACTCAAGTAGGTCGTATTGCTAATTTAATTGACACTCAAAAAGTGTTCTTAACTCCTCTTCAATTAAAACTTCACAAGCTTGGTAAAATATTTGGTTACTCTGGTGCGGTATTATTTATACTAGTTTTTCTAATTCAAATTTTTATTTTAGGAATAGGTGATATTAGTGAAACTTGAAATATAGCTTTAACTACTTCTATTTCTTTGGCAGTTGCTGCTATCCCTGAAGGATTGGGTGCATTTACTACAATCATCTTATCTTTAGGAATTAAGAAAATGGCAGAAGAACATAATGGATTAATAAAAAGGGTATCTTCTGTTGAAACGCTTGGAAGTACATCTGTTATTTGTAGTGATAAAACCGGAACACTGACATTAAATAAAATGACAGTAACAGATTTATGAATTCCAGATGAAAAGAAACCAGTTTTAGATAAAGATGATAAATTAAATCTTCCTTACAAAAATTTAGTAGAAAACTATTTGTTATGTACTAATAGTTTCTTAGAAAAAAAAGATGATGGAAAAATTGTAGAAATTGGTGATCCTACAGAACTTTCTGTAATCCAATATGGAATTCAGCAGGGGATTGATAAAGATGACTTATTGGTTGAAAGAATGAGATTACATTGTAATCCATTTGATTCAACTAGAAAATTAATGTCTTCAGTTAACATTGTTGAAGGTAAGCCAATTGCTATTATTAAAGGTGCTCCTGATGTATTAGTTTCAAGATGTAAAAATACAACATGAGAAAACATCCAACCTAAAATTTCAGAATGATCTTCAAAAGGTTATAGAGTAATTGCTGTTGCTACAAAAGAATTAGCAAAGAACTCAAAATATAGTGAGGAAATTATTGAATACAATCTTAAGTTTGAAGGATTGATTGCAATGTATGATCCTCCACGTCCTGAAACTAAAGATGCAATTTCTAAATGTATATCTGCTGGAATTAAACCAGTAATGATTACAGGTGATCATGTAGATACTGCAATTGCAATTGCAAAAGAAGTTGGTATCTTTAGGAATGGTGATAAAGCTTTATCTGGATCAGAATTAAGAGAAATGTCAGATGAATATTTGGCTGAACATGTTGCTGAATATAGTGTTTATGCTAGAGTTTCTCCTGAAGATAAATTGAAGATTGTTAAAGCATGACAAGAAAATGATCAAGTAGTTGCAATGACTGGTGATGGTGTAAATGATGCACCTGCTTTAAAAGCAGCTGATATTGGTTGTGCCATGGGGATTACTGGAACTGATGTTTCAAAAGAAGCGGCAGATATGATTTTGATGGATGACAATTTTAAAACAATTGTAGCTTCAGTTGCTAATGGTAGAAAAGTTTACCAAACTATTAAAAGAGTTATTCAAAATGTATTGCTATCTTCACTAGCTGAAATCATCATTATGTTCATTGGGATTATAGTATTTAAATTTGCATACAATAATGTTTTACTTGAAAGTAGTGGAGCAAATTATGATTTACATATCTTTAGTGCTTCTCAACTTTTATTAATTAATTTAGTTACTGATGGGTTCCCAGCCATTGCGTTAGGGATACAAGGGACAACAGATGATTTAATGAACAGACGTCCTTATAGTAAGTATGAAAGTATCTTTGCTAGAAGAATGGGATGAAACCTATTATGACAAGGGGTTTTATTTGGTTTCTTAGGATTAGTAGCATTTACAATTGGTGTAGAATTTTGTGAACGTAATTGGTTTGGTGTAGGACATCAATTAAAACAATCATTAGATGCTTTAAGTTTAAATTCATTATATGCAGGTAGTGCAGCTGCATTTATTACATTGGGTGCTGGTGTTTCAATTCATGCATTGAGTTTAATGTCTAATGAATCTATTTTTAAAACAAGTATTAAAAAATGTTGAATAGTTTATTCTGCTGTAATAGTTAGTATTAGTGTAATTATTTTTGTTAGTTTTGTACCAGATGTTGCATTAGTATTTGGAATGCCAAAAGAATTAGTAAGTAAAGGCTGAATCATTATTTTAATTTCTTTATTTTTGGCAATTGTTCCATTAATTATTATGGAATTATATAAATTAACATATAAGCTAGTAAGTAAAGAAGTTATGAGTGTTGCAACTATTTCTAATTTTGAAATGATTAGACGTCCTCAACGTAAAGTTAAAAGAAACATTTTTGCTAGAAAATAA
- a CDS encoding thioredoxin family protein, producing the protein MIKNINFIELDELNSKLSNSVKNQLVIFYADWCPYCVDNIPKTKEILDKQKFKDAIFVNISDESLDVWEEDGNTEWAVEVVPTYRVYKNKKLVSDHANVIDEKELSKLIKSCK; encoded by the coding sequence ATGATAAAAAATATAAATTTTATAGAACTAGATGAACTTAATTCAAAATTAAGTAACAGTGTTAAAAATCAATTAGTAATTTTTTATGCTGATTGATGTCCATACTGTGTTGATAACATTCCTAAAACCAAAGAAATTTTAGATAAGCAAAAATTTAAGGATGCTATTTTTGTAAATATTAGTGATGAATCTTTAGATGTTTGAGAAGAAGATGGTAATACTGAATGAGCAGTTGAAGTTGTGCCAACTTATAGAGTTTATAAAAATAAAAAACTAGTTTCTGATCATGCTAATGTAATAGATGAAAAAGAATTATCTAAACTAATTAAATCATGCAAATAA